In one Pseudomonas hydrolytica genomic region, the following are encoded:
- a CDS encoding benzoate/H(+) symporter BenE family transporter, with product MQDVAPTRLRPLADTSTSAVVAGFIAMLTGYTSSLVLMFQAGQAAGLSAGQISSWIWALSIGMALCCIVLSLRYRAPVMIAWSTPGAALLITSLPQVSYGEAIGAYILASGLIVLIGLTGTFDRLMRRIPASIAAALLAGVLFKIGLEICVAAEQQPFLVIAMLLAYLLGKRLWPRYSVLSALIVGSVLAGVFGLLDFSDFQLQLATPEWTTPSFSLAAAISIGIPLFIVAMASQNLPGMAVLRANGYDVPASPLLTSTGLVSILMAPFGSHGIHMAAISAAICAGPEAHEDPRKRYTAAVWCGVFYAIAGIFGATLASLFAALPAALILSIAALALFASIIGGLTQAMSEPNEREAALITFLVTASGMTLAGVGSAFWGIVAGLLTLAVLNWGKR from the coding sequence ATGCAAGACGTCGCCCCTACCCGCCTGCGCCCACTGGCCGATACCTCCACCTCGGCCGTGGTGGCTGGCTTCATCGCCATGCTCACCGGCTACACCAGCTCCCTGGTGCTGATGTTCCAGGCCGGCCAGGCGGCCGGCCTCAGCGCCGGGCAGATTTCCTCGTGGATCTGGGCACTGTCGATCGGCATGGCACTGTGCTGCATCGTGCTCTCGCTGCGCTACCGCGCGCCGGTGATGATCGCCTGGTCGACGCCCGGTGCGGCGCTGCTGATCACCAGTCTGCCGCAGGTCTCTTATGGCGAGGCGATTGGCGCCTATATCCTGGCTTCGGGCCTGATCGTGCTGATCGGCCTGACCGGAACCTTCGACCGCCTGATGCGCCGCATACCCGCCTCCATCGCCGCTGCGCTGCTGGCCGGTGTGCTGTTCAAGATCGGTCTGGAAATCTGCGTGGCCGCCGAGCAGCAGCCCTTCCTGGTGATCGCCATGCTGCTGGCCTATCTGCTCGGCAAACGTCTTTGGCCGCGCTACTCGGTGCTCTCCGCGCTGATCGTGGGCAGTGTGCTGGCCGGGGTCTTCGGCCTGCTGGACTTCAGCGATTTCCAGCTGCAGCTGGCCACGCCTGAATGGACTACGCCCAGCTTCTCGCTGGCCGCGGCGATCAGCATCGGCATTCCGCTGTTCATCGTCGCCATGGCCTCGCAGAACCTGCCCGGCATGGCCGTGCTGCGCGCCAACGGCTATGACGTGCCGGCCTCACCGCTGCTGACCAGCACCGGCCTGGTATCGATCCTGATGGCGCCGTTCGGCAGCCACGGCATACACATGGCCGCCATCAGCGCCGCCATCTGCGCCGGCCCGGAAGCCCATGAAGACCCGCGCAAGCGCTACACAGCGGCGGTCTGGTGCGGGGTGTTCTACGCCATCGCCGGCATCTTCGGCGCCACCCTGGCCTCGCTGTTCGCCGCGTTGCCGGCCGCACTGATCCTCTCCATCGCCGCGCTGGCGCTGTTCGCCTCGATCATTGGCGGCCTGACCCAGGCCATGAGCGAGCCCAACGAGCGCGAAGCGGCGCTGATCACCTTCCTGGTCACGGCGTCGGGGATGACCCTGGCCGGCGTCGGCTCGGCCTTCTGGGGCATAGTCGCCGGCCTGTTGACCCTGGCCGTGCTGAACTGGGGCAAGCGGTAG
- a CDS encoding SDR family oxidoreductase, with the protein MSMTFSGQVALVTGAAAGIGRATAQAFAAEGLKVVVSDVDVAGGEGTVELIRAAGGEACFVRCDVTCDAEVKALMDATMAQYGRLDYAFNNAGIEIEQGKLADGNEAEFDAIMGVNVKGVWLCMKHQIPLMLAQGAGAIVNTASVAGLGAAPKMSIYAASKHAVIGLTKSAAVEYAKKKIRVNAVCPAVIDTDMFRRAYEADPKKAEFAAAMHPVGRIGKVEEIAAAVLYLCSDHAAFTTGQALAVDGGATAI; encoded by the coding sequence ATGAGCATGACGTTTTCCGGCCAGGTCGCCCTGGTCACCGGCGCTGCCGCCGGTATTGGCCGCGCCACCGCCCAGGCGTTCGCTGCCGAAGGGCTGAAGGTGGTGGTTTCCGACGTGGACGTGGCAGGCGGCGAGGGTACCGTCGAGCTGATTCGCGCGGCCGGTGGCGAGGCCTGCTTCGTGCGTTGCGACGTGACCTGCGACGCCGAGGTCAAGGCGCTGATGGACGCCACCATGGCGCAATACGGCCGTCTGGATTACGCCTTCAACAACGCCGGTATCGAGATCGAGCAGGGCAAGCTGGCCGACGGCAACGAGGCCGAGTTCGACGCCATCATGGGCGTCAACGTCAAGGGTGTGTGGCTGTGCATGAAGCATCAGATCCCGCTGATGCTGGCTCAGGGCGCTGGCGCCATCGTCAACACCGCATCGGTGGCAGGCCTCGGCGCGGCGCCGAAGATGAGCATCTACGCCGCTTCCAAGCATGCGGTGATCGGCCTGACCAAGTCCGCGGCGGTGGAATACGCGAAGAAGAAAATCCGCGTCAATGCGGTGTGCCCGGCGGTGATCGACACCGACATGTTCCGCCGCGCCTATGAAGCCGATCCGAAGAAGGCCGAGTTCGCCGCCGCCATGCACCCGGTCGGGCGCATCGGCAAGGTCGAGGAGATCGCCGCCGCCGTACTCTATCTGTGCAGCGATCACGCCGCGTTCACCACCGGCCAGGCGCTGGCGGTGGACGGTGGGGCCACGGCGATCTGA
- a CDS encoding bile acid:sodium symporter family protein: MTADPLLTFFLPAALGIIMLGLGLSLTLADFARVVKFPKPVLIGLACQLLLLPLACFFLAKAFGLAPALAVGLMLLAASPGGTTANLYSHLAHGDVALNITLTAVNSVIAILTMPLIVNLSLMYFMADDQAIPLQFAKVVQVFAIVLGPVAIGMWLRSRFPGFAERMQKPVKIVSALFLLLIILLAVAKDWRTFVDYAPSVGGAALAFNLLSMAVGYCVPRLLKLNLRQAIAIAMEIGIHNGTLAIALALSPALLNNPTMAIPAAIYSLIMFITAALFGLWVNRVHGAELAEPAPGR, from the coding sequence ATGACCGCCGATCCCTTGCTGACGTTTTTCCTTCCCGCCGCGCTGGGCATCATCATGCTCGGCCTCGGCCTGTCGCTGACCCTGGCCGATTTCGCCCGGGTGGTGAAATTTCCCAAACCCGTGCTGATCGGCCTGGCCTGCCAGCTGTTGCTGCTGCCGCTGGCCTGCTTCTTCCTGGCCAAGGCCTTCGGCCTGGCACCGGCACTGGCCGTCGGCCTGATGCTGCTGGCCGCCTCGCCGGGCGGCACCACGGCCAACCTGTACAGCCACCTGGCCCATGGCGACGTGGCGCTGAACATCACCCTGACCGCGGTGAATTCGGTGATCGCGATTCTGACCATGCCGCTGATCGTCAACCTGTCGCTGATGTACTTCATGGCGGACGATCAGGCCATACCGCTGCAGTTCGCCAAGGTGGTGCAGGTGTTCGCCATCGTTCTCGGCCCGGTGGCCATCGGCATGTGGCTGCGCAGCCGCTTTCCCGGTTTCGCCGAGCGCATGCAGAAACCGGTGAAGATCGTTTCGGCGCTGTTCCTGTTGCTGATCATCCTGCTGGCGGTGGCCAAGGACTGGCGCACCTTCGTCGATTACGCGCCGTCGGTCGGCGGCGCGGCGCTGGCCTTCAACCTGCTGAGCATGGCGGTGGGCTACTGCGTACCCAGGCTGCTCAAGCTCAATCTGCGCCAGGCGATCGCCATCGCCATGGAGATCGGCATCCACAACGGCACCCTGGCCATCGCCCTGGCGCTCAGCCCGGCGCTGCTGAACAACCCGACCATGGCCATTCCCGCAGCCATCTACAGCCTGATCATGTTCATCACGGCGGCGCTGTTCGGCCTGTGGGTCAACCGCGTGCATGGCGCAGAACTGGCCGAGCCGGCGCCCGGACGGTAG
- a CDS encoding LysE family translocator, with protein MSTELLLAFIAFAFVTSVTPGPNNMMLLASGVNFGVRRSIPHMLGISLGFMLLVASVGLGLGQLFERLPVLHDVLRYVGAAYLLYLAWKIAQAGAPQGRDNPAAKPFTFLQAAAFQWVNPKAWIMAIGAITTYTPQDGFVSNVLLIAALFALVNCPSVGLWTVAGSLLRSWLDNPRALRAFNIGMALLLVASLYPIFVDTGLL; from the coding sequence ATGTCCACCGAACTGCTGCTCGCCTTCATTGCCTTCGCCTTCGTCACCTCGGTGACGCCCGGCCCCAACAACATGATGCTGCTCGCCTCGGGCGTGAATTTCGGCGTGCGCCGCAGCATCCCGCACATGCTCGGCATCAGCCTGGGCTTCATGCTGCTGGTGGCCTCGGTAGGCCTGGGCCTCGGCCAGCTGTTCGAACGCCTGCCGGTGCTGCATGACGTGCTGCGTTACGTCGGCGCGGCCTACCTGCTCTACCTGGCCTGGAAGATCGCCCAGGCCGGCGCTCCGCAAGGCCGTGACAACCCCGCCGCCAAGCCGTTTACCTTTCTCCAGGCCGCGGCCTTCCAATGGGTCAACCCCAAGGCCTGGATCATGGCCATCGGCGCCATTACCACCTATACCCCGCAGGACGGCTTCGTCAGCAACGTGCTGCTGATCGCTGCACTGTTCGCCCTGGTCAACTGCCCCAGCGTCGGCCTGTGGACCGTCGCCGGCAGCCTGCTGCGCAGCTGGCTGGACAACCCGCGCGCCCTGCGCGCCTTCAATATCGGCATGGCGCTACTGTTGGTCGCCTCGCTCTACCCCATCTTCGTCGACACGGGACTGCTCTGA